The Bacteroidota bacterium DNA window GTGCTCTAACTGACAACTCCATATCGACCAATTTTGTTTTAAGTAATTGGCGCATGTGCAATGATTCTTCATCATAAGTTTCAGTTTGTGCAATTTCGTCAGCTTCCATTGTGATACGTTCATCTGAGAACAACATAAAATGCTGAATAAGTATCTTAGCAGCCTCAGTTAAAGCATCTTGCGGATTGATAGAACCATCTGTTTTGATATCAAAAATTAACTTTTCATAGTCAGTTTTTTGTTCAACACGATAATTTTCTACCTCGTATTTTACCAACTTGATCGGTGTAAAAATTGAATCTGTAAAGATTGTGCCTATTGGCATTCCAGATTTCTTATTCTCTTCTGCAGGAACAAAACCTCTACCTTTTTCAATGGTGATATCAATATGGAGCTTTACGCTTTTTTCCATATTACATATAACCAAATCGGGGTTTAATACCTGAAATCCTGAAATAAAAGACTGTAAATCACCAGCTGTAAACTGATCTTTTTTGGTTATTGCAACCGCAACAGTTTCATTTTCAATGTCATCAATTTGTCTTTTAAAACGTAT harbors:
- a CDS encoding DNA-directed RNA polymerase subunit alpha → MAILNFQKPDKVVKIESNEFEGKFEFRPLEPGFGLTVGNALRRVLLSSLEGFAITSIRVEGVDHEFSTISGVVEDVTEIILNLKQIRFKRQIDDIENETVAVAITKKDQFTAGDLQSFISGFQVLNPDLVICNMEKSVKLHIDITIEKGRGFVPAEENKKSGMPIGTIFTDSIFTPIKLVKYEVENYRVEQKTDYEKLIFDIKTDGSINPQDALTEAAKILIQHFMLFSDERITMEADEIAQTETYDEESLHMRQLLKTKLVDMELSVRALNCLKAAEVDTLGDLVSYHKSDLMKFRNFGKKSLTELSELVDQKNLSFG